The DNA segment CATCAACTCTCTCTATACACACACGTTACAAACTACCCTGTGTGCGTTGTACACAGAACCTGAATATCATGCGCACAGAGACTACACACTACTGAAAAATGGACAAAGAaagtaacaaagtaaaaaatgcatgttgttttgatgtttaaaacgaaatgaatagaaagatgcgggtgtgtgtgtgtctccacctgGAGGATCTGTTGGTCATGAGGGCAGCTGCAGAGGGCAGAGGAGGTCTCCCTGGTCGGGTGGGCGTGCCGTGTGGCTGCAGCTcggtgggggtggagggaggtATCTGGGAGGGTGGAGCGAGGCCACAGGagacgctgctgctggaggacgcGTTCCTCTCGTGACTGAGGTCAGTCAGGCTGGAGCAGCGAGAGTGAGCTGTGCTGTAGCCTGGAGGGGACGGGAGGGTTATCATTGACACACGGAATTCACACACGGGGATCAATCATTTTTATGATTTAGTTTATGATGTTTGCCGCTGCCCCAGTTATAGCTGTTGAGCTGTATAACATATTTGTTGATCCTGGTCTTTGCTTGCTTCTGGTAAGCTTCATTCAAAGTAGATTCAAAACTACTACAGGGAGTATTTTATTACAATAACAGAATGTAAACTGTatttctgttaatttccttttcAATTTTTAACCCACTGAAGTGacataaaaagtattttctgctTAGCGCCCATTTTGCAATCCAACATTACAGTCACTTTCATACCTTGGCATTCAAAATGCTATACCTGGGGGGGCAATACACACGCCACCTGAACAAACATCTAATTACCtacactttgtgtttgtgtcctatTAGCTCTGCCCTGTTCGATCACCACCACTGTTGCTGCTTCCACACATCTGCAACCTCATGTCATGGTTGATCAAACCCTCTCTGTCAAACACCACATCAAGcacaaaaaacacctttttccaACCCTCATCCTCCCTTTCATCACCTCACCACTCAACTACTCCTAAAGCATTCCATACGGCACAAAATGATCAACAAACTACAATAAATCCAGAGTTCAGCTCTCCCACTCCCAATTTACCTCTAAGTTAATACTAAATGTGAATTTTAACATATACCATGAGCTAAAACCATTGCAAACAGATGGGAGATCATTGATTCATATACTGACGATCAGTGGTCCTTAAATCAAGCCTTGCGGCACTCCCATCTTGTAGGTTTTCAGaggtaccgtattttccgcactccaacgcgcacttaaaagcctttcattttctcaaaaaacgacagtacgcaattggttaatcggttgatccatgctggttgtacacggcgctcaaggcgctctgccaaacacacCAAAGCTCgatctacgacggcgagatgctgagcggcgctcaacacgtgagatatggagcttgtttcagggcgcgtcggagaaacaaagctgtcgttctcgccgagcacttcatgagaataaagagcgagagacggcgcccttttctctacagtagctgaaccatcttaacggggaaaataagttattctaaaagcagccgaagatttaaggcgtggatggcgaggggggcggcgggagcggacgcacctcacgGCAttgatcggaccctgaaagcaccgtctccacctccccacatccgaccacatccacccgccccgacaaacgtttgactgcaggatCTTATGCGCATTATAATCCGATGCACCCGATATATgagaaatgttctaaaataggtcattcattgaaggtgagCCTTATAACCCGGTGCGctttatagtgcggaaaatacggtaatcttattatgttttatgtttatcCACACAGACTGCTGTCAGCCACATGGCCGAGGGATCCAGTAGTTATGGACAGATTTAAGTAAGCCAGTTTGTTGAGTAGTATTTGATGGTTTACGGTCTGCTTCAACAACTTCAAAGAAGTAACAGCATGTTGCTGTAGTTGAATCATTGTTTTTCTGAAAACACATTGCATAGTATCATGATGGGTCTATAGTTGCTTAACGGCTGTCTCTGAATGTGTGTATAAGGGTTATTATTATaactgagaaaaactgtaattgAAGAGTCAAAGATCATTCAACGGTCTTTTCTACAAGTTTTCAAAAAGAATAATAGTGTGCAGAAGCTTCTCTCATAGAACACAGGGTGGATTTGCAGTTTGTCTACCATCAATTGCTTCTGAGCCGTCCAGTCTTTACTGTGGAACCGTGCAGGGTGTACGTGATGACTCAGGTTGAGGAGCCTGTTCTACCAAAGCATCCCTGGACAAAGTCAAAGCTCCAGAGAGCCTCTAACCTGATATCTTGCTGTGCTGGCTGGCAGAGCTGGAGCTGCGGAAATGAGCAGTGTGAAAGACCTCATCTGGGCTGCACACACTCCGTCCCTCCTCAGGAAGCCCtgcggaaaacacacacacatacatggatCTTTAATATCGTCACTTTGTTATTAGTGGCATAGAGCGGTCAACAGCCAACCTGAAGACGCTCTCAATTTGTTGTTTCACTTCAATACAAAGAATTTCAGAGCTTAGGGCTCCCTGACGAAACCAAGGCTAAGAATCATTTTCATTCCTTCCCATTCTCTGTTTTAAAAAACTATCCATGTGAGCGTTAAACACATTGTTGGATTTTGGTCTTTCTTGGGTTTTGTTGAAAATAGGAAATCAGCAGAAAAATTAATAATATTATGATTGCATCAGTTTTGGACTTTACTGTTACAATGTGACTGTGTTCCCAAATATAATAACTGCAAAAATAAGAACCACATTGTAACAAGTTGGTTTAACCCTTCATTTCCATCCGGTTGACATGGACAGTTACCTGAGCTACGTACTGAAGACTGTTTGGGTTTGAAGGCTCCAGGACCCTCAAAAATGCCACCTAGCGTCTGCATGGTGGAATCAGTGCTCTCACCCTTACAGTCCAGCTGCAGGGTGGGGTCCCCAACCAAGACAGATGTGGTTGTGCATGGAAGTCTGAtggtaaaaacacaaaagaaactaTGAGTACTACAAAAAGTCAGGAGCAGGTGCATGCTTGGATTCTAAAAACGTAAGGTAAGATCATAAAGTTTGGCCTGCGGCTGTGATCATTTTATTACAGTAAGGTTcttcaaatgtttcaaattgGTTCTTTGTGGTCTGAATGAAATGTCTAACACATACTTTGGTCACAGGGATCATTATTGACTGCACCCTTTTCAACCTtcgtaaaataaataaacaagtatttgtaaataaaatgtaattatagtataatttcaatcattttattaaagcaataaggtacgagaggctgtacttcatCGTCCAACAGTCCGGGGGCGTTGTTGGGCCAGACGTGGAACCGGCAACCCGGTCAGTGAAATTATAAGaaaagtaaatagctgcctttcagcgcAAAATAGTTGGAGCCACCATACGTTGTTGCGGTGCCAGCAACTTAATTATTGAATAAAGTCTATTGTCTCCTACGTGCGTCTGAGCGTCCTTACAAGATCCCACGGAGCGAGCTAATAACACGGCTACAGTTGTGTCTCATTCAGGGGTCAAAGGGGTCAAGTAACGAATTACAAATACTCACGTTACTGTAATTAAGTCGATTTTTTGGAGTGTTTTCTTCAAGTGTGTCATTTTACTCATACTTGAGTACAATTTACACCATGTAATCTACTTCGCTACTTTTAAAATCAGAAGTCGCTATtgagtagggctgcaacaacgaatcaatGAAATCGATAAAATTTGATtaataaaagcgttggcaacaaaTTTCCTCATCGGTTCGTTGGGTCGCGAGACAGTCACACACTCCCGCCActcatccaattcctcacgccaaggaatcggactccggtccccgagcccTGTCGGCCGCAGCGTCCGCGATTTCTTGATTGCCATAagatctagaaagcggcatttctcagcgTTCAGATAGTAAACAGTTAAAGGAGTCACGAttatttgaatcctccatgtcactttctgtCGCCGGTAAAAGGCTTCgaattaagagggttaaaagacagacggaCAAGACCTGTCCAATCTGAAgcgtccgtcctctgctatctgctataaggccctctCCTTTCTGTAAggagttaatgtcgttgtgttttgcacttcagggccaccgtacgcGTCACTAAAGACCGAAATGACTGACTGTCACGCTCGATGCGTGACACGTGACCGCCCTGAAAGTGTGTCAcgggcaaaatatgcaaagtcgaCGTAACCTTTCACGGGAGCGCCGCGtcgtcccgttttgacgtgagaAACGTAACCTCCTGCTGTTTattcgtcatccagctgatcaagctagcgttagctcgcaaacaacaacagtaaagcagttagcaggactaagacatgtttttatttactcgcctcttttgtttattcatttttcaatcttgTATTTCGTTTCGCTTTGTCCCATATTGGTTATTgttaacaaatatatttgtgtgtgtttaatgctgtcatttacggtaaatggtaaatggactgtactttcatttgtcatttgtaCTCTAGTACTCtagtacttttacttgtaattgAGTACAATTTAAGCAATGTAACAGTACTTAATTGTTTGCTTCcaaaagctcgcattgcccccaacagatcatttgtgggatttccaaGGTTTTTTCAgcaatcgccaccgagctaacaCCTAAAACGTCAACGGTCgtgcaaaatctaacctgttacctTGAGTGCGCATCGATATGGAACGCtcaggtcaatgtgaacagcaagtGTACATTATCGCCCAATAATGTACctctcgtgactcactctcaaccaatcagaacactgcatttcatctacccgtgtTATAATGATTTTATAGTGTAGTCAAAATCGCTGAATTAGTGTATTTTCCTGCTCAGAAACGGGGAAAGACGCAAAGGGAATACAGGTCTTTGCACGTCACCTTCAGTCAGATAAATCATATCGCTTTGAACCAGTTACACCCTGAACAACAAGAGGCTCCCCAACGACGTCTGTTGACGTCGGCAAAACCCGGATCTGCCAAACAAGTTGTTTTCATTACTATTAATTCATCCCAGGAATCATTAAAAGAACGTGCAAGTTGTTTTGTTCTAGCGTTTGGGGGTTGGTAGACAATATCAGACAGCCTCATTAATGTGTACAAGAGTtttgactggggggggggtccacaggGTCAGAATCTCTGAAACAGAGGCACTCACGTTTTAAAGCAGGGATCCCCGGACAGCAGAGTCGTTTCAATTGTTACcttgaaaaaaagatggatgtTACTacactttagtgtgtgtgtgtgtgtgtgtgtgtgtgtgtgtgtgtgtgtgtgagggggggggggggtcattttcCTCACCTTCAGGATAGAATTGTCTTGTCGAATGTTTTTGGTGTCATAACCTTCAAGGATGCAGCAGCGAACTGTGGAGCCTGAACCAGCAAACTCTGCAATGTTGAGATCAGCAAAACCGAGCTGGAGCCACAACAACATGGACATgcacggagacagacagacacatggaCAGACAAAGACGGACAAGCAgtaagacacacagacagacagacatgcacacagatGGAAATTTGATTAGTGGTTTTGGAATGATTAAGGCGAGTTCAAAACAAGTTTCTTTAGCTTTGTCTTATTTTGACTGTTTGCATTCATTTGCTGTGGATATTCAAGTTCCTAGAGGAtgattctttatgttttaaGGACTACTTAAATTCATCATCAAGTGAGTGCATTTGGGGAACCTAAACTGCAGCTTAATCCCTAAAGACGTTTTTTCCCCCAGTCCGTGAAacatttttgcagttgaattattATCACACATTTCAGAGTGTCTTTTATTAATCATTCTTACAGATTGTCCTTTTTACTATGTTTGAACAGACAGTGCAGGAAAACATTACTCGGCATCGTTACACCCTCGTAATCaagcaggaaagaaaaaaggctcCCTGTCATCAGGGTATGATATGACAATATCCTAATCTTTATTATTGAGCTCAGGTGATGCTGTAAACTACATGACTGGTGCTTCAAGTTCAACTgttaccaaacacacacacacacacacacagacacacacacacacacacacacacacacacacgcacacacacagcattatcTTACTGGCTACTCATTACCTCTGACGGGGCCCTGTTACATGGCCCTGTAATGTTGACACAGCTCATTTCTGTACAGCTTTTAGCATCACTGACTACTCCGCTCTTTGAATCGGAGTTCACACCATATACTAATGAGGAGTTTTGATGTCCTCTATATTTTCCTGGTTACTACTCACATCGTCAAAAAATAAACGTACCTTTGAGAAGGACTTTCCTCCTTTGAGCTCCTGAACAGACAGAGAGCACAACAGTCCGTCAGAACACTCCATTCAACATAATATTACTATTTTTGTTGCACAGAGATGCTGTGGAAGAACCAGTTACTTGCATCATGCAGCAGGTATAATCACTTCTGCATTACagttatatttaacatttagatttacaattaacatttacatttaacatttagatttacaattAACatatacatttaacatttagatttagatttaacatttagatttagatttaacatttagatataacatttaacattaagatttatatttaacatttagatataacatttaacatttagatttagatttacatttgacatttatattatttaacaactttgtgttactgccaaacattatccttggaaaagttattgcatggatttacatgaatttctctctaaatgtttgaatgaatgaatattgtcgtgctttttggttcatatgataatgctaaatgtagcaaaactgcacaggattttagtgcgacattttacaaacggcgccccatagatTTTGGGGGTATTGGCACTGCCTttaaatgatgatgaagagaAACAAGAGAGGGGGCTGCTGGGACTTGTAGTTTACCTTACGCACAGAGACCCGGCAGACACAGGGGTCCAACACTCCAGTGTTTGGACTGGCACTCATtttacacacaaaagaaaacttcTTCCTCCATCGAACACAGttctgctgcacctcctccctacacacacacacacacacacacacgggttgaCAAATAAAACGTAATAGTCTCTTTCCAGTGCTGTCTGACCTCTGGTCCCCTGTTAACTGGCCCCTGACTAATTCACCATTAATTGTCACATAATATAAGAGACATATAATGTGCCAAACATGAGGTTGTATTATACTATTTTAAGTTATTGTTCCATTGTACGCAAGATGATTCCAATGTGGCCTCGGTCCTGAGGCAGATGCATGTCCTGCATCACGCACGGCCAAAGGCTCTTTGTCCACAGGCAAGATACGGTATCCATGTGATGTGCAGGCAAGCTGTGACCTCCGGCCTCAGAGGAGTTGACCAACGCTATTATCGTCCTGGTGTTCTTTAGTAGCGCAGCCAGCAGATGCCAATTTACGACAGGCTCCTTATTTCTCTCCCTATCTAGTCTATAACACTTACAATCTGCAATTCAATCATTTCAGCTGAAAAATGGCTAATAAATTGAAACAGAGCTGGATAAATTGTATTGACAGTTTGAGAGGctttatctttattttctaaACACAGGTGCATGGGAACGAAATAATGTCTTAACATAATGTTGTCGCGTTGCTTGGTCGTACACGAATCTTTCTAATAAAGCTTCAATTGAATTGTAGCATTACATAATAATGCTGGATTCTGACTTTACAATGGATTTGTACGcaataaaatgattaaatccAACCACATTTTTTATTACAAGATCCCACTTAATACGATTACCCTCTTGACTTTTACTTGACACTGACGTGTGAACTTGGatttacatttagaaaacagGAAGAAGGCCGGGgaatatggcggcaaatcaggttgatgcacgcgcgtaaatcaaacatgagGTTCAGAGGGAACCTCAAAGCGTTCGATGAGATGAGAAGACTCCTTAAGCTGGAGAGATGAAAGCCTTAATGCGGAAcgtgctcctcctcttttcatttGTGGAATTTTGCAATCAACAGCAGGAAGTGAGGACTCTTTGGACGGATCCTGGGTGTCTGTCTATCAGCAGGCGTTTCTCCCTAAACTAATGAATACAGAGCAAAGATCAACTACAACAGCTGAGGTTACAAATCTAATACTAAAGTTCTGCACTTTATTCTCTGAACACACGCAGGCATCAGCGTGCTTGGCTTGTCCCGACTTGGCTGATGGTATCTGTCCCTGCTCGTGTCGTCCAGCTCAACGTGCAGATTTAGTCATGCATGTTTTTCAACCACAGGAATAATTCCTGTCCCTCCCTCCAAAAACACTAAATTAAAGCTACATTGACCCACATAAGTATTCTTTGGAGCTCTGTTTGTGACCACATGTGAAATATAtatgttttctattttctgtcACGCCGTCAATCATAGGAGCGTGTGTTAGTATCTGACGGCATAGTTTTCAAAGATAGATTTTAACATTATCTTTATAGAGAAAACTCCCGCCCTGCTTATCTGAAAGGTGACCTGCCGTTTACAGCCCCTCAAACAACCGGCTGCCTGGGAGGAGCAGAAAGCGCCGGACAGGTTCTGCCACTTCTTCTCTTACAGCCCGAGCTTCCGGccttcacaaacacaccatTGTACAAGTAGACACAAGCAACGCTTTCCGCCACAATGAAGCTACACTTTTAGAGCGTTTGACTCCCAAAGATCTGGAACAGTCTGACTTAGTGACCAAGGCGTAcatcttttgtcattttgacgAAGTCTCTTTGCATTTCACTCCGTTGCATTTTGcatcaacattttttgttcagtgtgtgtactgtgtgtgatTACATACAAACTGGATGCAACATGAATGTCTTGCATCGCCTCAACCGGTCTAGACGCGCCGCGTACTCTGCTGATGCTACTAATATGTAGCTGTGTCGTTATCCTACACTATAATGACTATAATGTATGATATTCAGTGCAGTGATGGAATGTTGTAAAAATGACACATATGGTTCGATCCCGTTTTGTTAAAAGTGCCACGTCTCATAATAAGTATCGTACAAGCTCGGGTTACCCGCACACAGCGATGCTACTATTCATTCATCCTTCATTTATTCTGATTCGACAAACGTCTGCAGTGTCCCTacattatgtttgttgtttaatttgGGTAAAACTTAATTAAAACAGATCTTAATTCATCTGCTTCCACTGAAATGAATTTGCGGccccttgttgttgtttttttaaatgtccaagTTCAATAAACGCAGGTGAGTCTTTGTTTGTACAATGATTTCCATTCAGACTGCTTAGTAGCTAAAGTTACAGAAAAGCCAAGTAATGACGCTGAAGGCATAAATTCAGTGAGGGGGACTGGAGAAGCCTGTGTGGCCCCCAGGGGCCCCGCTGTCTATGTGGGAGCGCCATGAGCTGATCGGGGTAAATCAATCACGTCGGTGCTGTTTAACGTTAGAAGccgttctcctctctgttgttATTTCATCAAGCACCAGATGCAACCCTGCAGCCCCCCTCACACCTCCGGTCATATCAGAGCTTAttccctcccaccaccaccagtgtccagACTCCCAAAGGCATCCTGGTCCAAGCCCCAACAAACTCTGCACGTTTAATACCTGTGCTTGTTTCAATAAATCCGTGTTAAAAGCTCagaagtctctcctgattgaaatgcaGT comes from the Gasterosteus aculeatus chromosome 14, fGasAcu3.hap1.1, whole genome shotgun sequence genome and includes:
- the eeig1b gene encoding early estrogen-induced gene 1 protein produces the protein MSFLMKKKRFKFQVHFTLEELTAVPFVNGVLFCKIRLIHGGDFAILSSREEVQQNCVRWRKKFSFVCKMSASPNTGVLDPCVCRVSVRKELKGGKSFSKLGFADLNIAEFAGSGSTVRCCILEGYDTKNIRQDNSILKVTIETTLLSGDPCFKTLPCTTTSVLVGDPTLQLDCKGESTDSTMQTLGGIFEGPGAFKPKQSSVRSSGLPEEGRSVCSPDEVFHTAHFRSSSSASQHSKISGYSTAHSRCSSLTDLSHERNASSSSSVSCGLAPPSQIPPSTPTELQPHGTPTRPGRPPLPSAAALMTNRSSRRKKESVEKQPSCVDDTRIDADDIVDKIVQSQNFSDSSNNEDSNLRLFVCKDGTTALSGTQLSNRGTAGVFEPVVIETH